One stretch of Procambarus clarkii isolate CNS0578487 chromosome 35, FALCON_Pclarkii_2.0, whole genome shotgun sequence DNA includes these proteins:
- the LOC123768552 gene encoding cytochrome P450 4C1 yields the protein MEWMRSEVAGLEGAGILTYLVVTALTTLILVAFFKRQHKVWLISRIPGPISLPIVGNALSITTDSVALFKLGVWLVKRYGQMMRVWIGMRPLVIISGARQAEALLSSMKHLDKSHQYDFFRPWIGTTGLFVSKTKDWHTRRKLLTPAFHFKILENHLEVFNSQSNKLINKLQKEANGEEFDIFPYITNCTLDIICEAAMGCSVNAQDNSESDYVKAVHRIQHLIQNRMIVLWLQPDFIFWLLGYAKEQAGLLKTLHTFTRNIVKTRRILYEQKRAGITSEDDKHLGKKQRLAFLDLLLEYSEGGAVLSDEDIREEVDLFVFAGYDTTTVAINWCLYILGRHPEIQARVHKELDAIFEGSERAATMDDVRQMKYTENCIKEALRLFPSVPYIGRHLSEDITIGKYRIPAGASVMVFNYALHRDPEQFPDPEVYDPDRFLPENASKRHPYAYNAFSAGPRNCIGQKFGMIEEKVVVSSVLRKFRVESVTPRKKLQLLSEIVLKPKDGNLMKLFPRVH from the exons ATGGAGTGGATGAGAAGTGAGGTGGCGGGCCTGGAGGGGGCGGGGATCCTCACTTACCTGGTGGTCACCGCCCTCACTACTCTCATCCTCGTCGCCTTCTTCAAGAGGCAGcacaag GTGTGGTTGATCAGCCGGATACCTGGACCCATCAGTCTGCCTATTGTAGGAAATGCTCTCAGCATCACCACTGACAGTGTAG CGCTGTTCAAGCTGGGAGTGTGGCTGGTCAAGCGGTATGGTCAGATGATGAGGGTGTGGATAGGGATGAGGCCCCTCGTCATCATCAGCGGCGCCAGGCAGGCCGAG GCACTACTCAGCAGCATGAAGCACCTGGACAAGAGCCACCAGTACGACTTCTTCCGTCCCTGGATCGGCACCACCGGACTCTTCGTCTCCAAGA CCAAAGACTGGCACACCCGCAGGAAGCTCCTCACTCCGGCCTTCCACTTCAAGATCCTGGAGAACCACCTGGAGGTGTTCAACAGCCAGAGCAACAAGCTGATTAACAAGCTACAGAAGGAGGCCAACGGAGAGGAGTTCGACATCTTTCCTTACATCACCAACTGCACCTTAGATATCATCTGCG agGCGGCGATGGGGTGTTCCGTCAACGCCCAGGACAACAGCGAGTCTGATTACGTCAAGGCGGTCCACAG gattcaacacctcatccagaACCGGATGAtcgtcctctggctgcagccagacTTCATCTTTTGGCTCCTGGGTTACGCCAAGGAGCAGGCGGGGCTCCTTAAGACACTTCACACCTTCACGCGGAACATCGTCAAGACCAGGAGGATCCTGTACGAACAGAAGAGAGCTGGGATCACTAGCGAGGACGACAAGCACCTGG GTAAAAAACAACGCCTGGCCTTCCTGGACCTGCTGCTGGAGTACTCCGAAGGCGGCGCAGTGCTCTCCGACGAAGACATCCGggaggaggtggacctcttcgtctTTGCCGGCTACGAcaccaccaccgtcgccatcAACTGGTGCCTCTACATCCTGGGCAGGCACCCTGAGATACAG gcgcgGGTTCACAAGGAGCTGGACGCCATCTTCGAAGGGTCGGAGCGGGCGGCCACCATGGACGACGTCCGACAGATGAAGTACACAGAGAACTGCATCAAAGAAGCCCTCAGACTCTTCCCCTCTGTTCCCTACATCGGCAGACACCTCAGCGAGGATATTACAATTG GAAAATACCGCATCCCTGCCGGCGCCTCCGTCATGGTCTTCAACTACGCACTACATCGTGACCCTGAGCAATTCCCGGACCCGGAGGTGTACGACCCTGACCGCTTCTTGCCGGAGAATGCTAGTAAGCGTCACCCCTACGCCTACAACGCCTTCAGCGCCGGTCCTAGGAACTGCATCG GTCAGAAGTTCGGCATGATCGAGGAGAAAGTAGTGGTGAGTAGCGTGCTTCGGAAGTTCCGGGTGGAGAGTGTCACACCCAGGAAGAAACTTCAGCTCCTGAGTGAGATCGTCCTCAAACCCAAAGATGGAAACCTAATGAAGCTGTTCCCAAGAGTGCATTAG